One Dysosmobacter welbionis DNA segment encodes these proteins:
- a CDS encoding efflux RND transporter periplasmic adaptor subunit, which produces METEWMNETSAEAPSVPAPEKTEKKKFSLKGFGGKKKKRWLKILIILVVVIAIVAGCVSRLTKNVNTQLSSSYLVSTVTRQDLTVSVSGTATLQPADSYNVTTLLSGDIVSAPFEEGDLVTKDTLLYTMDSSDAQDSMDRAQISVQQAQMSYQQAQEALHPTAPISGTVSEIYVHNGESVTAGTQLAKIVASTELSIDFLFPFASPSDFYVGQAATVFVDGYAGSQMGTVTYVSNSTTITSNGKEAVSVRVRLNNPGTVSDAVTASAIIGSYSSYGQAPVSMPASSVVYASGSGTVNDFSKLAGSTVTKGEVLCTVESETIRDQIESARLNLQSAQLSASTASGAVDDYNIKSPIAGTVIEKNFKAGDKVDGASSGTLAVIYDLSYLELEMAVDELDIGKVEVGQEVRITADALEGQTFSGVVDKVSINGTTANGATSYPVTIIIEDYGDLRPGMNVSAQIIGEVVPNALCIPVDAVERGNTVTVPGPGALSEDGLSVVDVTKLETKEVTLGRNDDEYIEVTDGLEEGDVVLISNQASSLMDMMMGG; this is translated from the coding sequence ATGGAAACTGAATGGATGAACGAGACCTCCGCCGAGGCGCCCAGCGTGCCCGCGCCGGAAAAGACGGAGAAAAAGAAATTCTCCCTGAAGGGCTTTGGCGGCAAGAAAAAGAAGCGCTGGCTGAAAATTCTGATTATTTTGGTAGTGGTGATCGCCATTGTGGCGGGCTGCGTGTCCAGACTGACCAAAAACGTCAACACCCAACTCAGCAGCAGCTATCTGGTGTCCACCGTCACCCGGCAGGATCTGACGGTCAGCGTCTCCGGCACCGCCACGCTGCAGCCGGCGGACTCTTACAACGTCACCACCCTGCTCTCCGGCGATATCGTCAGCGCTCCCTTTGAAGAGGGCGACCTTGTGACCAAGGACACCCTGCTCTACACCATGGACAGCAGCGACGCCCAGGATTCCATGGACCGGGCCCAGATCTCCGTGCAGCAGGCCCAGATGTCCTATCAGCAGGCCCAGGAGGCCCTGCACCCCACGGCGCCCATCTCCGGCACGGTGAGCGAGATCTACGTCCACAACGGCGAGAGCGTCACCGCTGGGACGCAGCTGGCGAAGATCGTGGCCAGCACGGAGCTGTCCATCGACTTCCTGTTCCCCTTTGCCTCCCCCAGTGACTTCTATGTGGGGCAGGCCGCCACCGTGTTTGTGGACGGCTACGCCGGCTCTCAGATGGGCACGGTGACCTATGTCTCCAACTCCACCACCATCACCAGCAACGGCAAGGAGGCCGTCTCCGTCCGGGTGCGGCTGAACAATCCCGGTACGGTGTCCGACGCCGTCACTGCCTCCGCCATCATCGGCAGCTATTCCAGCTACGGCCAGGCTCCGGTGTCCATGCCCGCCTCTTCTGTGGTGTATGCCTCCGGTTCCGGCACGGTGAACGATTTCTCCAAGCTGGCCGGCAGCACGGTGACCAAGGGCGAGGTGCTGTGCACTGTGGAGTCCGAGACCATCCGGGACCAGATCGAGAGCGCACGGCTGAACCTCCAGTCCGCCCAGCTCTCTGCCAGCACTGCCTCCGGCGCAGTGGATGACTACAACATCAAATCTCCCATTGCCGGCACCGTGATTGAGAAGAACTTCAAGGCCGGCGACAAGGTGGACGGCGCTTCCTCCGGCACGCTGGCGGTGATTTACGACCTGAGCTATCTGGAGCTGGAGATGGCAGTGGATGAACTGGACATCGGCAAGGTAGAAGTGGGGCAGGAGGTGCGGATCACCGCCGACGCTCTGGAGGGCCAGACGTTCTCCGGCGTGGTGGATAAGGTCAGCATCAACGGCACTACCGCCAACGGTGCCACCAGCTATCCCGTCACCATCATCATTGAGGACTACGGCGATCTGCGGCCGGGCATGAATGTCTCCGCTCAGATCATCGGCGAAGTGGTCCCCAACGCCCTGTGCATCCCCGTGGATGCGGTGGAACGGGGCAACACGGTGACTGTTCCCGGCCCCGGCGCCCTCAGTGAGGACGGTTTGAGCGTGGTGGACGTCACCAAGCTGGAGACCAAGGAGGTCACCCTGGGTCGGAACGATGACGAGTATATCGAGGTTACCGACGGCCTGGAGGAGGGCGATGTGGTCCTCATCAGCAACCAGGCTTCCAGTTTGATGGACATGATGATGGGAGGCTGA
- a CDS encoding TetR/AcrR family transcriptional regulator, whose protein sequence is MPSSTFLNLPAEKQEKLLEAATREFSHRPFNEASINQIIKEAGIPRGSFYMYFQDKEDLFRYLLKGYVDQLFMLLEEFLLRNGGDIFQALLDLYDYVQAKIDNQHLGEIGAMTGIIRCNSGMQKNGLLEMLDAETLLQRLGGAVNPDLLDLRQDRDLGDILGTLLVVAAPMIYTGLQAGGDPGTRDRLENILNIFKRGMGKRPTAEIENKEIT, encoded by the coding sequence GTGCCGAGCAGCACTTTTTTGAATCTGCCGGCGGAAAAGCAGGAGAAGTTGTTGGAGGCGGCCACCCGGGAGTTTTCCCACCGGCCTTTCAACGAGGCGTCCATCAACCAGATCATCAAGGAGGCAGGCATCCCCCGGGGCAGCTTTTACATGTACTTTCAGGATAAGGAGGACCTGTTCCGCTATCTGCTGAAGGGATATGTGGATCAGTTGTTCATGCTGCTGGAGGAGTTTCTGCTCCGAAACGGCGGCGACATTTTTCAGGCGCTGTTGGATCTGTATGATTACGTGCAGGCAAAAATCGACAATCAGCACCTGGGAGAGATCGGCGCCATGACCGGAATCATCCGCTGCAACAGCGGGATGCAGAAGAATGGGCTGCTGGAAATGCTGGATGCGGAAACGCTTCTCCAGCGCCTGGGCGGCGCGGTGAATCCGGACCTGCTGGACCTGCGGCAGGACCGGGACCTGGGCGACATCCTGGGCACACTGCTGGTTGTGGCGGCTCCCATGATTTACACCGGCCTGCAGGCCGGTGGCGATCCCGGGACCCGGGATCGCCTGGAAAACATTCTGAACATCTTCAAGCGCGGTATGGGGAAGCGCCCCACCGCGGAAATCGAGAACAAGGAGATTACATAA
- a CDS encoding 3'-5' exonuclease, producing the protein METGLWKQFDRIVVFDTETTGIEFGRDEIIELGAAAFSAEGETDCMDLLLRLSPGRTLPPFITQLTGITEEQLEQEGVEKADACEAFCNLLGGGERTLLAAYNAQFDLNFLYHFLRPFGRADVLRAPRFLDVLTVYRDRRDYPHKLNDAITAYGLEDQAVNSHRAVDDARAAAVLLEAMAAERDDLDRYVDLFGYSPKYGVSGRRIASVEYRPQPYQRVRPLYEVTETL; encoded by the coding sequence ATGGAGACAGGCCTTTGGAAGCAATTTGACCGGATCGTGGTATTCGACACGGAGACCACCGGCATCGAATTCGGGCGGGACGAGATCATCGAGCTGGGGGCCGCCGCCTTTTCCGCGGAGGGAGAGACGGACTGCATGGACCTGCTGCTCCGCCTCTCCCCGGGGCGGACGCTGCCGCCCTTTATCACCCAGCTCACCGGCATCACGGAAGAGCAGCTGGAACAGGAGGGCGTGGAGAAGGCCGACGCCTGTGAGGCGTTCTGCAACCTGTTGGGCGGGGGAGAGCGGACGCTGCTGGCGGCCTACAACGCCCAGTTCGATCTGAACTTCCTCTATCATTTCCTGCGGCCCTTCGGGCGGGCGGATGTCCTGCGGGCACCCCGGTTTCTGGATGTCCTCACGGTGTACCGGGACCGGCGGGATTACCCTCACAAGCTCAACGATGCCATCACAGCCTACGGATTGGAGGATCAGGCGGTGAACAGCCACCGGGCGGTGGATGACGCCCGGGCCGCAGCGGTGCTGCTGGAGGCCATGGCGGCGGAGCGGGACGATTTGGATCGGTATGTGGATCTATTCGGCTACTCCCCCAAGTACGGTGTCTCCGGACGGCGGATCGCTTCGGTGGAGTACCGGCCTCAGCCCTATCAGCGGGTCCGACCTCTGTATGAAGTGACGGAAACACTGTGA
- a CDS encoding CatA-like O-acetyltransferase: MNDNFCPSHTVVELDTWERGPVFRHFIDDLRCVMSLTVDLEISRFLKQLSASGFRFYPAMIWAVSNVLNAHAEFRYGWDDQGRLVLWDRIEPYYAHFHPDRETFAKLVTPFSSDLETFHRRFLEDRTRYAALDHFDLTDVPPNTFDVSCLPWVRYRSFDMHIFDSGTYLAPVVTWGKYEREGDRTILPVSLNIHHAVADGFHLSRFFLELQELLDAPEIS; this comes from the coding sequence ATGAACGACAATTTCTGCCCGTCCCACACTGTGGTGGAACTGGATACCTGGGAACGAGGCCCTGTATTCCGTCATTTTATCGACGACCTGCGCTGTGTCATGAGCCTGACGGTGGATCTGGAGATCTCCCGATTCCTGAAGCAGCTTTCGGCCAGTGGCTTCCGCTTCTACCCCGCCATGATCTGGGCGGTGTCCAACGTGCTCAACGCCCACGCGGAGTTCCGGTACGGCTGGGACGATCAGGGGCGACTGGTCCTCTGGGACCGGATCGAGCCCTACTACGCCCACTTCCACCCGGACAGGGAGACCTTTGCGAAGCTGGTGACGCCCTTCTCTTCGGACCTGGAGACCTTCCACCGCCGCTTTCTGGAGGATCGGACACGGTACGCCGCCCTGGACCACTTCGACCTGACGGACGTGCCGCCCAACACCTTTGATGTGTCGTGCCTGCCCTGGGTCCGGTACCGCAGCTTCGACATGCACATCTTCGACAGCGGCACCTATCTGGCCCCGGTGGTCACCTGGGGAAAATATGAACGGGAGGGAGACCGGACGATCCTGCCCGTCTCCCTGAATATCCACCACGCCGTGGCGGACGGATTCCATCTGTCCCGGTTTTTCCTGGAGCTACAGGAGCTGCTGGACGCACCTGAAATAAGCTAA
- a CDS encoding putative quinol monooxygenase, whose translation MLTWNVTYHCKSGQREAFYQALCDLGIRANSLKEEGNLKYDYFLAAEAPDDLLLVESWTTPELQQAHCQTEIFGRLQELKAQYCDSVQIDKFND comes from the coding sequence ATGTTAACTTGGAACGTCACCTATCACTGCAAGTCCGGCCAAAGGGAGGCCTTTTATCAGGCCCTCTGTGATTTGGGCATCCGGGCCAACTCCCTGAAAGAGGAGGGGAACCTGAAGTACGACTACTTCCTGGCGGCGGAGGCACCGGACGACCTGCTGCTGGTGGAGAGCTGGACCACGCCGGAGCTCCAGCAGGCCCACTGCCAGACGGAGATCTTCGGCCGTCTTCAGGAGCTGAAAGCCCAGTACTGCGACAGCGTCCAAATCGACAAGTTCAACGATTAA
- a CDS encoding RluA family pseudouridine synthase, which produces METISYTLPPEQDGATVRHILKAALHVSSHAISRLTRTENGIRVNGIHARTVDILHTGDVLEVETSDHRPPRVRPTPGPWPLPIVWEDGHLLVVNKPAGMTAHASNFLPDTPTVAGALAWQRGADFVFHPVNRLDKGTTGLMVVAKSGYIHDRLRYALHTERFCREYRAVCIGCPDPKSGTIDAPIGRDPNSVVGRCVRPDGARAVTHYEVLGRSNGLSLLRLRPETGRTHQLRVHMASIGCPLAGDWLYGEEDPDLIPRPALHAYALDLDHPVTGEHLSLTAPIPADMARLAPELLTETECASEEI; this is translated from the coding sequence ATGGAGACGATTTCATATACCCTGCCGCCGGAACAGGACGGCGCCACGGTCCGGCATATCCTGAAGGCTGCGCTCCATGTCTCCTCCCACGCCATATCCCGGCTGACCCGGACGGAGAACGGCATCCGGGTTAACGGCATCCATGCCCGTACAGTGGATATCCTTCACACCGGTGACGTGCTGGAGGTGGAGACTAGCGACCACCGTCCGCCCCGGGTGCGCCCCACGCCGGGGCCCTGGCCCCTGCCCATCGTCTGGGAGGATGGCCATCTGCTGGTGGTGAACAAGCCTGCCGGTATGACGGCCCACGCCTCCAATTTCCTGCCGGACACGCCCACCGTGGCCGGAGCCCTGGCCTGGCAGCGGGGCGCGGACTTCGTGTTCCACCCGGTGAACCGGCTGGACAAGGGCACCACCGGACTGATGGTGGTAGCCAAGAGCGGCTACATCCACGACCGGCTCCGGTACGCGCTCCACACGGAGAGGTTTTGCCGGGAGTACCGGGCGGTGTGCATCGGCTGTCCGGATCCGAAATCCGGCACCATCGACGCCCCCATCGGCCGGGACCCGAATTCTGTGGTGGGCCGGTGCGTCCGGCCTGACGGTGCCCGGGCCGTCACCCATTATGAGGTGCTGGGGAGGTCGAACGGCCTGTCCCTCCTGCGGCTGCGGCCGGAGACAGGGCGGACCCATCAGCTCCGGGTGCACATGGCCTCCATCGGCTGCCCCCTGGCAGGGGACTGGCTGTACGGGGAAGAGGACCCGGACCTGATCCCTCGGCCGGCCCTCCACGCCTACGCTCTGGATCTGGACCATCCGGTGACGGGAGAGCATCTGTCCCTGACGGCGCCCATCCCGGCGGACATGGCCCGGCTGGCGCCGGAGCTTTTGACGGAAACAGAGTGCGCAAGTGAAGAAATTTGA
- a CDS encoding ABC-F family ATP-binding cassette domain-containing protein, with protein sequence MLLSAEHLSINFGSRQLLDDVNFYLNEGDKVGVIGINGTGKSTFLKVLSGVTEPDGGTISRNPNVQVSLLPQNPAMEESATVLEQVFLHFPAEFRELNEYEAKAMLNRLGITDFAQKVGTLSGGQRKRVALAAALIHPADVLILDEPTNHLDSEMVAWLEDWLRRFKGGLVMVTHDRYFLERVVNHITELSQGKLYHYEANYSKYLELREQRAEMVEASERKRQSILRVEREWIMRGCKARTTKSKERIQRYEALLNQEAPETDEAVQMAAASSRLGKKIIELRDVSKAFDGRPIVSRFSYNLLRGDRIGIVGRNGAGKSTLLHLMAGELAPDSGTVEVGATVKIGHFSQEGRELDLNQRVYDFIHDIADEVRTDEGTFSANQMMERFLFPGDLQSVPIGRLSGGERRRLYLLSVLMEAPNVLLLDEPTNDLDVTTLSILEDYLLGFPGPILAVSHDRFFLDKLAESIFEVRGDGEIHRFTGNWTDWQAKRRAEEAPSPKAEKPKPAAERPRERKLKFTFKEQREFETIDADLAELEAQITACQTEQESCGSDYVKLQELQARQAELEAALEEKTERWVYLNELKEQIDAQNG encoded by the coding sequence ATGCTCTTATCCGCAGAACATCTCTCCATCAACTTCGGCAGCCGCCAGCTGCTGGATGATGTGAATTTCTATCTCAACGAGGGGGACAAGGTGGGCGTTATCGGCATCAACGGCACCGGCAAGTCCACCTTTTTGAAGGTTCTCTCCGGCGTCACGGAGCCGGACGGCGGCACCATCTCCCGGAACCCCAACGTCCAGGTCAGTCTGCTGCCTCAGAACCCGGCAATGGAGGAATCCGCCACGGTGCTGGAGCAGGTCTTCCTCCACTTCCCCGCCGAGTTCCGGGAGCTGAATGAGTATGAGGCCAAGGCCATGCTGAACCGGCTGGGGATCACAGACTTTGCCCAGAAGGTGGGGACGCTCTCCGGCGGCCAGCGGAAGCGGGTGGCCCTGGCGGCGGCCCTGATCCACCCGGCGGACGTGCTGATTCTGGACGAGCCCACCAACCACTTGGACAGCGAGATGGTAGCCTGGCTGGAGGACTGGCTCCGCCGGTTCAAGGGCGGCCTGGTCATGGTGACCCATGACCGGTACTTCCTGGAGCGGGTGGTGAACCACATCACGGAGCTCTCCCAGGGGAAGCTGTACCACTATGAGGCCAACTACTCCAAGTACCTGGAGCTGCGGGAGCAGCGGGCAGAGATGGTGGAGGCCAGTGAGCGCAAGCGCCAGTCTATCCTCCGGGTGGAGCGGGAGTGGATCATGCGGGGCTGCAAGGCCCGGACCACCAAGTCCAAAGAGCGGATCCAGCGGTACGAGGCCCTGCTGAACCAGGAGGCACCGGAAACGGACGAGGCCGTGCAGATGGCGGCGGCCTCCAGCCGCCTGGGGAAGAAGATCATCGAGCTGCGGGATGTGTCCAAGGCCTTTGACGGCCGTCCCATCGTCAGCCGCTTCTCCTACAACCTGCTGCGCGGTGACCGCATCGGCATCGTGGGCCGCAACGGCGCCGGGAAGTCCACCCTGCTCCACCTGATGGCAGGCGAACTGGCACCGGACAGCGGCACGGTGGAGGTGGGCGCCACCGTGAAGATCGGCCACTTCTCCCAGGAGGGACGAGAGCTGGACCTGAACCAGCGGGTCTACGACTTTATCCACGACATCGCCGATGAGGTCAGGACCGATGAGGGCACCTTCTCCGCCAACCAGATGATGGAGCGGTTCCTCTTCCCCGGTGATCTTCAGTCTGTGCCCATCGGGCGGCTCTCCGGCGGGGAGCGGCGGCGGCTGTATCTGCTGTCCGTGCTGATGGAAGCCCCCAACGTGCTGCTGTTGGACGAGCCCACCAACGACCTGGACGTGACCACCCTCTCCATTTTGGAGGATTATCTCCTGGGCTTCCCCGGCCCCATTCTGGCGGTATCCCATGACCGGTTCTTCCTGGACAAGCTGGCGGAGTCCATTTTCGAGGTCCGGGGAGACGGGGAGATCCACCGGTTCACCGGCAACTGGACGGACTGGCAGGCCAAGCGCCGGGCGGAAGAGGCCCCCTCTCCCAAGGCGGAAAAGCCCAAGCCCGCGGCAGAGCGTCCCCGGGAACGGAAACTGAAATTCACCTTCAAGGAGCAGCGGGAATTTGAGACCATCGACGCGGACCTGGCGGAGCTGGAGGCTCAGATCACCGCCTGCCAGACGGAGCAGGAGAGCTGCGGCAGCGACTATGTGAAGCTCCAGGAGCTCCAGGCCCGTCAGGCGGAGCTGGAGGCCGCTCTGGAGGAAAAGACGGAGCGGTGGGTATATCTGAATGAGCTGAAAGAACAGATCGACGCGCAGAATGGGTGA
- a CDS encoding IS3 family transposase → MRGLSSGIGVLHRTYKYSVKGRYLGGIALYALCYEYQNRGGPSRRWTWKKRGIACGQDDVHTLCEALEIPRGTLCNHILRNKRANAQFEKRREEYRLLICEVFAEYRQVLGAEKIWMILARRGHQVGAKFGADLMREMGLSRV, encoded by the coding sequence GTGAGGGGCCTTTCATCAGGAATCGGCGTTCTGCACCGTACGTACAAGTATTCTGTCAAGGGGCGGTATCTCGGCGGAATAGCACTTTACGCCTTGTGTTATGAATATCAAAATCGCGGAGGCCCTTCCAGGCGTTGGACCTGGAAAAAGAGGGGCATTGCCTGTGGGCAAGACGATGTCCATACTCTCTGCGAAGCATTGGAGATACCACGCGGCACACTCTGCAATCACATTCTTCGCAACAAACGAGCGAATGCCCAGTTTGAGAAACGCAGGGAGGAATACCGCCTTCTGATCTGTGAGGTCTTTGCTGAATATCGGCAGGTACTTGGCGCTGAAAAGATTTGGATGATTCTCGCACGGCGCGGGCATCAGGTCGGCGCCAAATTTGGCGCTGACCTGATGCGGGAGATGGGGTTATCCAGAGTTTGA
- a CDS encoding DDE-type integrase/transposase/recombinase gives MWPVLSIENRYLYICVILELFSRKVIAHKVSRKTARSSLRLHYKMAYELRKPETGFIFHSDCGFCLTLQKADGFP, from the coding sequence ATGTGGCCTGTTTTAAGTATAGAGAATCGATATCTTTATATCTGCGTGATCTTGGAGCTATTTTCCCGTAAAGTGATCGCGCACAAAGTTTCCCGAAAAACAGCACGCAGCTCATTACGGCTACATTACAAAATGGCGTATGAGTTGCGTAAGCCAGAGACAGGATTCATTTTTCACAGTGACTGCGGATTTTGTTTGACTTTGCAAAAGGCCGATGGATTTCCGTAA
- a CDS encoding manganese catalase family protein, with protein sequence MFKHEKQLFHPVAVERPNPQYAALLQEQLGGGNGELKAAMQYLSQSFRIKDQKIKDLFLDIAAEELGHMEMVAQTINLLNGHDVDADQVKAGEIQSHVILGLNPGLINASGYSWTGDYVTVTGDLCADLLSNIASEQRAKVVYEYLYRQIDDKKVRETIDFLLNREEAHNQMFRDAFNEVQDSGSNRDFGTTKAAKMYFSLSNPGPNTFAGNEVSAPKFD encoded by the coding sequence ATGTTTAAGCATGAAAAGCAGTTATTCCATCCGGTGGCCGTGGAGCGGCCGAATCCCCAGTATGCAGCATTGCTGCAGGAGCAGCTGGGAGGCGGCAACGGTGAGCTGAAAGCGGCTATGCAGTATCTGTCCCAGAGCTTCCGCATCAAGGACCAGAAGATCAAGGACCTGTTTCTGGATATCGCAGCAGAGGAACTGGGACACATGGAAATGGTGGCCCAGACCATTAATCTGCTCAACGGCCACGATGTAGATGCAGATCAGGTCAAGGCGGGCGAGATCCAGAGCCATGTGATCTTGGGCCTGAACCCCGGCTTAATCAATGCCTCCGGCTATTCCTGGACCGGCGATTATGTGACCGTGACCGGCGATCTGTGTGCGGACCTGCTCAGCAACATCGCTTCTGAGCAGCGGGCCAAGGTGGTCTATGAATACCTGTACCGCCAGATCGACGACAAGAAGGTCCGTGAAACCATCGACTTCCTGCTCAACCGGGAGGAGGCTCACAACCAGATGTTCCGGGATGCCTTCAACGAGGTGCAGGACAGTGGCTCCAACCGGGATTTTGGTACGACCAAGGCGGCGAAAATGTATTTCTCCCTCTCCAATCCCGGCCCCAATACCTTTGCTGGAAACGAGGTTTCCGCACCTAAGTTCGATTGA
- the tnpB gene encoding IS66 family insertion sequence element accessory protein TnpB (TnpB, as the term is used for proteins encoded by IS66 family insertion elements, is considered an accessory protein, since TnpC, encoded by a neighboring gene, is a DDE family transposase.) yields MYLACSYTDLRKGIDGVAAMVQQRFKPDPFTNTLFLLCGRRLDCIREFCRDRDGCILLYKL; encoded by the coding sequence ATATATCTCGCCTGCAGCTATACGGATCTGCGGAAAGGAATCGATGGGGTGGCGGCCATGGTGCAGCAACGGTTTAAACCGGACCCGTTCACCAATACGCTGTTTCTGCTCTGCGGCAGACGGCTGGACTGCATCAGGGAGTTCTGCAGGGACCGGGATGGATGCATCCTGCTGTATAAGCTATAA
- a CDS encoding 2-carboxy-D-arabinitol-1-phosphatase, whose protein sequence is MKRLFKTFSIFCLACVLLSACSQQPPDTAPVQEPVQDGAVEEAPVYVYLTRHGQTLTNQTGRFVSGRGNTPLTEEGRKVAYAVGLGLSGVKFEAAYASTLGRTQETARIILSQSQTSRDLEIIPVEDLKEVDGGSYEPMSYAELMTDEGMQFSGVTTEEFTNQFHEKDPEGLAESYEQMKDRAFESFQRICEERAQNGGGNILMVAHGGINSMIAAEIMQEQELEPLDNSSIVLIEYKDHTYTVLDFNDLSYAQKAQEKMESPDPVEIYLTVHAETAADAAMRLNGQLDTALTENGQAQAAELGKALGNLEFAAVYASDQFKDIHTARIIVENSAVNPDLMVNQNMDLRGVGCGYFDGELRAVADALAGEEPTAHARLAAYAAADKTGMTENYESARQRLTGALQTICEETYSHGGGNVLVVSSELAVQLLAEALGSSEKAVALKNADVVHITFDGDVFTVHPQ, encoded by the coding sequence ATGAAACGTCTGTTTAAGACATTTAGTATATTCTGTCTGGCCTGTGTGCTGCTGTCCGCCTGTTCCCAGCAGCCCCCCGACACAGCTCCTGTGCAGGAGCCCGTTCAGGATGGGGCTGTGGAAGAGGCGCCGGTATACGTCTATCTCACCCGTCACGGGCAGACTTTGACGAATCAGACCGGCCGCTTTGTCAGCGGCCGCGGCAACACGCCGCTTACAGAGGAAGGTCGCAAGGTAGCATATGCCGTGGGCCTGGGGCTCTCCGGCGTCAAGTTTGAAGCCGCCTATGCCAGTACGCTGGGCCGCACCCAGGAAACTGCGCGCATCATCCTCTCCCAGAGTCAGACATCCAGAGATCTGGAGATCATACCTGTCGAAGACCTGAAAGAGGTCGATGGCGGCTCCTATGAGCCGATGAGTTATGCCGAACTGATGACGGACGAGGGTATGCAGTTCAGCGGTGTGACAACTGAGGAATTCACAAACCAGTTCCATGAAAAGGATCCGGAGGGACTGGCCGAGAGTTATGAGCAGATGAAAGACCGGGCCTTTGAAAGTTTCCAGAGGATCTGTGAGGAAAGGGCCCAAAACGGCGGCGGAAATATCTTGATGGTGGCCCACGGTGGAATCAACAGCATGATCGCAGCAGAGATTATGCAGGAGCAGGAACTGGAGCCGCTGGACAACTCCAGTATTGTCCTGATTGAGTACAAAGACCATACATACACCGTTTTGGATTTTAATGATCTGAGCTATGCACAGAAAGCCCAGGAAAAAATGGAATCTCCTGATCCGGTGGAGATTTATCTAACCGTTCATGCCGAAACCGCGGCAGATGCCGCTATGCGTTTGAATGGGCAGCTGGATACTGCACTGACAGAGAACGGTCAGGCACAGGCTGCGGAACTTGGAAAGGCACTGGGGAATCTGGAGTTTGCGGCCGTGTATGCCAGCGATCAATTCAAGGATATCCATACCGCACGGATCATCGTGGAAAACAGCGCGGTAAATCCCGATCTCATGGTCAATCAGAACATGGATCTGCGTGGGGTGGGCTGCGGCTATTTTGACGGAGAATTGCGTGCGGTTGCGGATGCTTTGGCAGGGGAAGAGCCCACTGCCCATGCCCGTCTCGCCGCATATGCAGCCGCAGACAAGACCGGTATGACAGAAAACTATGAAAGCGCCCGCCAGCGTCTCACGGGCGCCCTCCAGACAATCTGTGAGGAAACTTACAGCCACGGCGGCGGCAATGTTCTGGTAGTGTCTTCGGAATTGGCCGTCCAACTGCTTGCAGAAGCCCTCGGTTCCTCTGAGAAAGCGGTCGCTCTGAAAAATGCGGATGTTGTACATATTACATTTGACGGAGATGTATTCACAGTACATCCGCAATAA